In the Sedimentisphaera cyanobacteriorum genome, TTATCTGCTTTGTACTGCTGATTCCAAACTATCTTCTAAGGGCGTACCGCTGGAAGGTCCTGTTTCAAAACAGCTCGCATTCAATCACCCTCAAGGATTCAACCCTGCTTCTTTTTACAGGACTGGGGCTGAATCTCTTTATGCCCTCAGGCAGCGGGGATATCGCAAAGGCCTATTTCGGCTACAGGTGGTCTGGAGTGAAGGAGAGGATGGTTTCGATAAGTTTTCTGGATAAGCTCATCGCTGTAAGCTCGATATCCATACCCGGGCTTGCTGCCTCGCTTATCACATCCCGCCCGATATTTGCCGGCCTTTCTCTTCTTGCCGGCATTCCGCTGATTTTTGTTTTTTTCTTTGCCGGCTGGATCTCTCGAAACGAAAAAGCGAAGGAATTCATAAAAGACCGTGCCGCCGGCAGATTCGATTTTGAGCTTTTCTTCCACCAGCTCAATTCCTGCAGGGGCAAGCTCGTTTCTGCGGTTTTTCTCTCAATACTCGGCTGGACAGTAACATATTTTATTTTTTTTATATGTTTTAGGATGATAGATTGTCAAATTTCGTTATATTACGTGT is a window encoding:
- a CDS encoding lysylphosphatidylglycerol synthase transmembrane domain-containing protein, which codes for MNRKTKITLQAAVSAALIGFILSRINLQELGSAISGASAGLLFICFVLLIPNYLLRAYRWKVLFQNSSHSITLKDSTLLLFTGLGLNLFMPSGSGDIAKAYFGYRWSGVKERMVSISFLDKLIAVSSISIPGLAASLITSRPIFAGLSLLAGIPLIFVFFFAGWISRNEKAKEFIKDRAAGRFDFELFFHQLNSCRGKLVSAVFLSILGWTVTYFIFFICFRMIDCQISLYYVFSVSPILTLARLFPFALNGLGSDEAVIGFLFLSSGLEAENVLAAALLYRVVLLIIPGLAGLVILNIKKKIITSIDKTV